In Moorella sp. Hama-1, a single genomic region encodes these proteins:
- a CDS encoding efflux RND transporter permease subunit, which produces MNWSQAVIKRPVALTMVVLVVILMGVVSLSRLKVDLLPDMKLPYAAVITSYSGAGPEEIEKTVTQPLEDALGTVQGIKNIQSMSMSGSSVIILEFNWGQDMDFATLNIREKVDQIEGRLPDGVDKPMVMKMDPNMFPVMTLAMHGDLDQQRLKDIAENTVKNRLERLDGVAAVNVTGGLQREIQVLVDPGRLQTFGLSISQVVQALQAENITSSGGQVTDAGKKVLVRVNGEFNSLDQIRQVGLTTPAGAVVHLGDVATVRDTTAEQKQVALFDGKPAIGLSIQKQTNGNTVQISHAVKKALQELQQELPPGVTIEPVNDQSKYIEASINTVYRDMILGGLLAMLIIFLFLRNFRSTIIIGLTIPISVITTFVLLYFNHMTLNMMTLGGLSLGIGRMVDDAIVVFDNIYRHRQGGEDAMAAAAGGAQEVTMAVVASTLTTVGVFLPMAFVEGLAAQIFGPLALTVTCSLLASLAVSLSVTPALASRILKGTLPPEATAARGFWQHLVTGYWMTRLSDSYRRFLAWALNHRKMVVAAVLLVFVGSLALAPAVGFEFMPQTDEGSISMTIELPRGTELATTAAMTDRIVKLIQQQPEIQSIYQEIGSGGGQSSFLGGETPEMANINLTLVPLKQRQRSADEVAAAIRRSVAGIAGARITVTPASSFMGSTGQSPVQVDIHGDDLKVLQDLAEKVQEAVARVPGTVAVDSSITRGRPQVEILVDRDRAALYNLGAAQIAATVSTAVGGQVASRYRVGGDEYDIRVQLPADRRQDLNSLANLMVPSPRGTQVPLKEIASLQMDTTPSTINRYNQDRVASITANLGDRPLGAVMQDIRREVAGISLPPGYSIEYTGQNQMMMETFGQLGLALLLAIALVYMIMAAQFESLLHPFVIMFAIPVAITGVILALLATGRTFDVVVFMGIIMLVGIVLSNAIVLVDYINILRRRGTPRREAILIAGGNRLRPILMTALVTILAMLPLAMGIGEGAEMNAGLGTAVIGGLTVSTILTLVLLPVLYTLFEDLGQRLGRFLHLSRRREKTAPAGTGPGTTAG; this is translated from the coding sequence ATGAACTGGTCCCAGGCAGTCATCAAACGCCCGGTAGCTTTAACCATGGTGGTCCTGGTGGTCATCCTCATGGGTGTGGTGTCCCTGTCCCGCCTGAAGGTCGACCTTTTACCTGATATGAAGTTGCCCTACGCTGCTGTGATTACCTCCTATAGTGGAGCCGGCCCCGAGGAGATCGAAAAGACGGTAACCCAGCCCCTGGAGGACGCCCTGGGGACAGTCCAGGGAATTAAGAATATCCAGTCCATGAGCATGTCCGGGAGCTCCGTCATCATCCTGGAGTTTAACTGGGGCCAGGATATGGATTTTGCCACCCTGAACATACGCGAAAAGGTTGACCAGATCGAGGGCCGTCTCCCTGACGGGGTGGATAAGCCCATGGTCATGAAGATGGATCCCAATATGTTCCCGGTAATGACCCTGGCCATGCACGGCGACCTGGACCAGCAGCGGCTCAAAGATATTGCTGAAAACACCGTCAAGAACCGCCTGGAACGCCTGGACGGGGTGGCCGCGGTCAATGTCACCGGCGGCCTGCAGCGGGAAATCCAGGTCCTGGTGGACCCGGGCCGCCTGCAGACCTTCGGCCTCTCCATCAGCCAGGTGGTCCAGGCCCTGCAGGCGGAGAATATAACCTCCTCCGGCGGCCAGGTGACTGACGCTGGGAAAAAAGTCCTGGTGCGGGTTAACGGGGAGTTTAACAGCCTGGACCAGATACGCCAGGTAGGTCTTACCACCCCCGCGGGAGCGGTGGTGCACCTGGGCGATGTGGCTACGGTCAGGGATACGACAGCCGAGCAGAAGCAGGTTGCTCTTTTCGACGGTAAACCGGCCATCGGCCTGTCCATCCAGAAACAGACCAACGGCAATACCGTCCAGATATCCCATGCCGTCAAAAAAGCCCTCCAGGAGCTGCAGCAGGAACTTCCGCCCGGGGTGACCATTGAACCGGTAAATGACCAGTCAAAGTATATCGAGGCTTCCATCAACACCGTCTACCGGGATATGATCCTGGGCGGCCTGCTGGCCATGTTGATTATTTTTCTCTTTTTACGCAATTTCCGCAGTACCATTATCATCGGCCTGACCATCCCTATCTCGGTGATTACTACCTTTGTCCTGCTCTATTTCAACCACATGACCCTGAACATGATGACCCTGGGGGGCCTCTCCCTGGGGATAGGCCGGATGGTCGACGATGCCATCGTCGTTTTTGATAACATCTACCGCCACCGCCAGGGAGGGGAGGACGCCATGGCAGCAGCGGCCGGCGGCGCCCAGGAAGTGACCATGGCGGTGGTGGCTTCCACCCTGACAACGGTTGGTGTCTTTTTACCTATGGCTTTTGTTGAAGGCCTGGCGGCCCAGATCTTCGGGCCCCTGGCCCTGACGGTGACCTGTTCCCTTCTGGCCTCCCTGGCGGTCTCCCTGTCGGTTACCCCGGCCCTGGCTTCCCGGATCCTTAAGGGTACATTGCCGCCGGAAGCCACGGCGGCCCGGGGCTTTTGGCAGCACCTGGTCACCGGGTACTGGATGACCCGGTTGAGCGATTCCTACCGTCGTTTCCTGGCCTGGGCTCTAAACCACCGCAAAATGGTGGTGGCTGCCGTGCTCCTTGTTTTTGTGGGCAGCCTGGCCCTGGCGCCGGCCGTGGGCTTTGAATTTATGCCCCAGACGGATGAGGGGAGCATCAGCATGACCATCGAGTTGCCCCGGGGAACGGAACTGGCAACCACAGCGGCCATGACCGACAGGATAGTTAAACTGATCCAGCAGCAACCGGAAATCCAGAGCATCTACCAGGAAATCGGCAGCGGCGGCGGCCAGAGTTCCTTTCTGGGTGGCGAAACCCCGGAAATGGCCAATATCAATTTGACCCTGGTACCCTTAAAGCAGCGGCAGCGGAGTGCCGACGAGGTGGCGGCGGCCATCCGCCGGTCGGTGGCCGGCATTGCCGGGGCGAGGATTACCGTAACGCCCGCCTCATCTTTTATGGGCAGTACGGGGCAGTCACCTGTTCAGGTGGATATCCATGGTGACGATCTAAAGGTCCTGCAGGATCTGGCGGAAAAGGTCCAGGAAGCAGTGGCCCGGGTGCCGGGCACGGTGGCCGTGGACAGCAGCATCACCCGGGGGCGGCCCCAGGTAGAAATCCTGGTCGACCGTGACAGGGCCGCCCTGTACAACCTGGGCGCGGCCCAGATTGCGGCCACCGTTTCCACGGCAGTGGGGGGCCAGGTGGCCAGCCGTTACCGGGTCGGCGGCGATGAGTACGACATCCGCGTCCAGTTGCCGGCGGACAGGCGCCAGGATCTGAACAGCCTGGCCAATTTGATGGTACCCTCCCCCAGGGGAACCCAGGTGCCCTTGAAAGAAATCGCCAGCCTGCAGATGGATACCACCCCCAGCACCATTAACCGCTATAACCAGGACCGGGTGGCCAGCATCACCGCCAACCTGGGCGACCGCCCCCTGGGAGCGGTTATGCAGGACATCCGCCGGGAGGTTGCCGGGATCAGCCTCCCGCCCGGCTACAGCATCGAGTATACCGGCCAGAACCAAATGATGATGGAAACCTTCGGTCAACTGGGACTGGCTTTGCTCCTGGCCATTGCCCTGGTATACATGATCATGGCGGCCCAGTTTGAATCCCTGCTCCATCCCTTTGTCATCATGTTCGCCATCCCGGTGGCCATCACCGGGGTTATCCTGGCCCTCCTGGCCACCGGCCGTACCTTTGACGTGGTGGTCTTCATGGGGATCATCATGCTGGTGGGTATTGTCCTCTCCAACGCCATTGTCCTGGTGGACTATATCAACATCCTGCGCCGCCGGGGTACACCGCGCCGTGAGGCCATCCTAATCGCCGGCGGTAACCGCCTGCGGCCGATTTTAATGACCGCCCTGGTAACCATCCTGGCGATGCTGCCCCTGGCCATGGGCATCGGTGAAGGGGCAGAGATGAACGCCGGCCTGGGCACCGCCGTCATCGGCGGCCTCACGGTGTCCACCATCCTGACCCTGGTCCTGTTGCCGGTTCTCTATACGCTCTTTGAAGACCTGGGCCAGCGCCTGGGCCGCTTCCTGCACCTTTCCCGGCGCCGGGAAAAAACAGCCCCGGCGGGAACCGGTCCGGGAACCACGGCTGGTTAA
- a CDS encoding M23 family metallopeptidase — MLKILASWKKLLPDRNPLAGRRFLSLADLQRALRRRGLYLVLLAVLFSGSYYLVTNNAAFRDHGVRTFQTAGPAGTTAARVQPQPLEMPAGSTTVPPDLQGEQGAQAAPATKQQAGQDAKDAGQPVLSAPVPGQITARYGFAYAPAFSDYRFHSGVDLEAPAGSQVKAASTGVVKEIAYSDAWRYRLVIDNGNGYQTAYANLNNIKIAKGDKVQPGTVLGELGEPGTAEAGTGAHLHLELLKNGKAVDPVPAMR, encoded by the coding sequence ATGCTGAAGATTTTGGCCTCATGGAAAAAACTGTTACCAGACCGCAACCCCCTGGCCGGTCGCCGGTTCCTGAGCCTGGCCGATCTGCAGCGGGCCCTGCGCCGCCGCGGCCTGTACCTGGTCCTGCTGGCCGTCCTGTTCAGCGGCAGCTACTACCTGGTAACCAATAATGCCGCCTTCCGGGACCACGGCGTCCGCACCTTCCAGACCGCCGGGCCAGCCGGGACGACGGCAGCCCGGGTGCAACCCCAGCCCCTGGAGATGCCTGCCGGATCGACGACAGTGCCCCCTGACCTCCAGGGGGAACAGGGAGCCCAGGCCGCGCCGGCCACTAAACAACAGGCCGGCCAGGACGCCAAAGACGCCGGGCAGCCCGTCCTGTCCGCACCGGTGCCGGGGCAGATTACTGCCAGGTACGGCTTTGCCTATGCCCCCGCCTTTAGCGATTACCGCTTCCACAGCGGGGTCGACCTGGAGGCTCCAGCCGGCAGCCAGGTTAAAGCCGCCAGCACCGGGGTGGTCAAGGAGATTGCTTATAGCGACGCCTGGCGTTACCGCCTGGTAATTGATAACGGCAACGGCTACCAGACGGCCTACGCCAACCTGAACAACATCAAGATAGCCAAGGGGGATAAAGTCCAACCAGGTACCGTCCTGGGTGAACTCGGTGAGCCGGGGACGGCCGAAGCCGGCACTGGAGCCCACCTGCACCTGGAACTGTTAAAAAACGGCAAGGCCGTGGACCCTGTCCCGGCCATGCGCTAA
- the spoIIID gene encoding sporulation transcriptional regulator SpoIIID has translation MQDYIRERVLQIAAYIVEYRCTVRQAASAFSVSKSTVHKDVAERLPKINLALAREVRAVLNTNKAERHLRGGEATRKKYKETQVS, from the coding sequence ATGCAGGATTATATACGGGAAAGGGTATTGCAGATAGCCGCCTACATCGTAGAGTACCGTTGTACTGTACGCCAGGCGGCTTCTGCTTTTAGTGTCAGCAAGAGCACCGTCCACAAGGACGTAGCTGAACGTCTGCCCAAGATAAATCTGGCCCTGGCCCGGGAGGTGCGGGCCGTCCTCAATACCAACAAGGCCGAGCGCCACCTGCGCGGCGGGGAGGCCACCCGGAAAAAATATAAAGAAACCCAAGTTTCCTGA
- the spoIID gene encoding stage II sporulation protein D: MRKLMGFFIILVFAAVIITPVMVIEGIRLFQPPVQVQTGKQLVRIYFHQTGTTKIMPLEEYVAGVVAGEMPANFEPEALKAQAIAARTYTLKKIAAAKEKPDSVHPNADVCTDPAHCQAWADDDVLRQRWGLVGYWRYKNKIQAAVQATQGMVLTYQGQLIDPVYHANGGGRTESAAAVWGRDVPYLQSVPSPWDKEAPRYSDNRSFTLQDLDRKLGVNLAAVPAAALSPSGGKAMQILEKTPTGRVKSIKIGGKTFAATDLRKLLGLPSTDFTWQVQGEQITFHTIGYGHGVGMSQYGANGMAKEGQNFAAILAHYYPGTKIETR, from the coding sequence ATGCGTAAACTCATGGGGTTCTTCATTATTCTGGTCTTTGCCGCCGTTATCATTACGCCGGTGATGGTTATTGAAGGCATCCGCCTTTTCCAGCCGCCCGTCCAGGTCCAGACCGGCAAGCAACTGGTCCGGATCTACTTTCACCAGACAGGGACTACCAAGATCATGCCCCTGGAAGAATATGTAGCCGGTGTAGTCGCCGGGGAGATGCCGGCCAACTTTGAACCCGAGGCGTTGAAGGCCCAGGCCATTGCCGCCCGTACCTATACCTTGAAAAAGATCGCCGCTGCTAAGGAGAAACCCGACAGCGTCCACCCGAACGCCGACGTCTGTACCGACCCGGCCCACTGCCAGGCCTGGGCCGATGATGACGTCTTGCGCCAGCGCTGGGGCCTGGTAGGCTACTGGCGCTACAAGAATAAGATCCAGGCAGCCGTCCAGGCCACCCAGGGCATGGTCCTGACCTACCAGGGCCAGCTCATTGACCCGGTCTACCACGCCAACGGCGGCGGCCGCACCGAGAGCGCCGCCGCCGTCTGGGGCCGGGACGTTCCCTACCTCCAGAGCGTCCCTTCCCCCTGGGATAAAGAGGCGCCCCGGTACAGCGACAACCGGTCCTTCACCCTGCAGGATCTGGACCGCAAACTGGGCGTAAATTTGGCGGCTGTGCCGGCTGCGGCCCTGAGCCCCTCCGGGGGCAAGGCCATGCAAATCCTGGAGAAGACCCCCACAGGCCGGGTCAAGAGTATCAAGATCGGCGGCAAGACCTTCGCCGCCACCGACCTGCGTAAACTCCTGGGCCTGCCCTCCACAGACTTTACCTGGCAGGTCCAGGGGGAACAGATTACCTTTCATACCATCGGCTACGGCCACGGTGTCGGCATGAGCCAGTACGGCGCCAACGGCATGGCCAAAGAGGGGCAGAACTTCGCCGCCATCCTGGCCCACTACTACCCGGGCACCAAGATCGAGACCAGATAG
- a CDS encoding F0F1 ATP synthase subunit epsilon, with protein MAALNLEIITPERVVLQAEATSVTAPGVQGYLGVLPEHAPLITPLQAGVVTCRQQAGGEERLAVSGGFLEAGPDRVIILADTAERAGEIDVDRARQARERAEQRLRERPPGLDVARAEAALRRATARLQAAGAL; from the coding sequence ATGGCCGCCCTCAACCTGGAGATCATAACCCCCGAGCGGGTGGTCCTGCAGGCGGAGGCCACCAGCGTTACGGCCCCCGGCGTCCAGGGTTACCTGGGCGTCCTGCCGGAACACGCCCCCCTGATTACGCCCCTGCAGGCCGGGGTCGTCACCTGCCGCCAGCAGGCAGGCGGGGAGGAACGACTGGCCGTTTCCGGCGGTTTCCTGGAAGCCGGCCCGGACCGGGTGATTATCCTGGCCGACACGGCGGAAAGGGCGGGAGAGATCGACGTTGACCGGGCCCGCCAGGCCCGGGAGCGGGCCGAACAGCGCCTGCGGGAACGCCCGCCGGGCCTGGACGTCGCCCGGGCCGAAGCCGCCCTGCGGCGGGCCACAGCGCGGCTGCAGGCCGCCGGGGCTCTATAA
- a CDS encoding YwmB family TATA-box binding protein, with product MFRWRFHLKYPQFTWPKLLLVILFLSLAGGLLASYLFLPRVVRSPLAGVTLPAGQAGSSGQPAAGDEVTPRLLFAALNASGARLESLHLEAWGRLNTSFTDAETVAGLAQQAVTGLGLDPGAGSGLKCQDTEKFHSSTWEGELQPGVKLFLSVQSLAGSGVDGETYLLLDLTGEPRNGEGEMVAWQGKVRAAFRPWQVDPHLTYGLIGVIPGKLTGAERQQRARAVLAALEARKVEGVEDDELLSISAYSNRLPRSLAVAGREVNVNVALRFHTTDGNTYLHLGSPLLGGEY from the coding sequence TTGTTCCGGTGGCGCTTTCATCTTAAGTATCCTCAATTTACCTGGCCGAAACTGCTCCTCGTTATCCTGTTCCTCAGCCTGGCCGGGGGCCTGCTGGCCAGCTATCTCTTCCTGCCGCGGGTTGTGCGCAGCCCCCTGGCCGGGGTAACCCTCCCTGCCGGCCAGGCAGGCTCGTCAGGCCAGCCGGCGGCCGGGGATGAGGTGACGCCCCGCCTGCTTTTTGCCGCCCTGAATGCCAGCGGCGCCCGCCTGGAGAGCCTGCACCTGGAGGCCTGGGGCCGCTTGAACACCAGCTTCACTGACGCCGAAACCGTCGCCGGCCTGGCGCAGCAGGCCGTAACCGGCCTGGGCCTAGACCCGGGGGCTGGCTCCGGGCTTAAATGCCAGGATACGGAGAAGTTCCACAGCAGCACCTGGGAAGGGGAACTGCAGCCCGGGGTCAAGCTCTTCCTCTCCGTCCAGAGCCTGGCCGGGTCCGGTGTCGACGGCGAGACCTACCTGCTCCTGGATTTGACGGGCGAACCCCGCAACGGGGAAGGGGAGATGGTCGCCTGGCAGGGGAAGGTCAGGGCGGCCTTCCGGCCCTGGCAGGTCGATCCCCACCTGACCTATGGTCTCATTGGCGTTATCCCCGGCAAGCTGACGGGAGCAGAAAGGCAGCAAAGGGCCAGGGCCGTCCTGGCGGCCCTGGAGGCCCGGAAGGTAGAAGGGGTGGAGGATGACGAACTCTTGAGTATCAGTGCTTACTCGAACCGCCTGCCCCGGTCCCTGGCTGTGGCCGGGCGGGAGGTCAACGTTAATGTCGCCCTGCGTTTTCATACCACCGACGGGAATACCTATTTACATCTCGGTTCTCCCCTTTTGGGTGGCGAGTACTAA
- the murA gene encoding UDP-N-acetylglucosamine 1-carboxyvinyltransferase produces the protein MEAIVIEGRTRLQGRVTVSGSKNAVLPIIAACLLTGDECYLEDIPRLADVDTMCGVIGEMGAKVYPDGINNLRINAGSIQKMEPPYEYVRRMRASFLVMGPLLARFGRVKVSLPGGCAIGARPIDLHLKGMAALGASITVNKGNVEAEATGRLKGAPVYLDFPSVGATENIMMAAALAEGTTTIENAAGEPEIVDLANFINSLGGRVTGAGTRVIKIDGVKELHGSHHAVIPDRVEAGTFMIAAAATGGDVLVENVIPTHLKAVMAKLTETGVHLAEEEGGIRVQADLPLRAVDIKTMPYPGFPTDMQAQFMALLTTARGSSMVTETVFENRFMHVNELKRMGASIVIEGHCAVIKGKNKLTGAPVKATDLRAGAALVIAGLMAEGETSISCVHHIDRGYENLVAKLQALGARIRREER, from the coding sequence TTGGAGGCAATAGTTATAGAGGGCCGGACGCGGCTGCAGGGACGGGTGACGGTCAGCGGTTCCAAGAATGCCGTCCTGCCTATTATCGCCGCCTGTCTACTGACGGGCGACGAGTGTTACCTGGAAGATATCCCCCGCCTGGCGGATGTCGATACCATGTGCGGCGTTATTGGCGAAATGGGCGCCAAAGTCTACCCCGATGGAATTAATAACCTGCGTATCAACGCCGGTTCAATTCAAAAGATGGAGCCACCCTATGAGTACGTCCGGCGCATGCGGGCCTCCTTCCTGGTCATGGGTCCCCTCCTGGCCCGCTTCGGCCGGGTGAAGGTCTCCCTCCCCGGGGGATGCGCCATCGGCGCCCGGCCCATTGACCTGCACCTGAAGGGAATGGCCGCCTTGGGAGCCAGCATCACCGTCAATAAAGGCAACGTTGAGGCGGAAGCTACAGGCCGCCTGAAGGGCGCACCGGTCTATCTGGATTTCCCCAGCGTCGGGGCCACGGAAAACATCATGATGGCCGCGGCCCTGGCCGAGGGGACGACGACCATTGAGAACGCCGCCGGCGAGCCGGAGATCGTCGACCTGGCCAACTTTATCAATTCCCTGGGCGGCCGGGTTACCGGCGCCGGCACCAGGGTGATCAAGATCGATGGTGTCAAGGAACTCCATGGCAGCCATCACGCCGTGATTCCCGACCGGGTCGAGGCCGGCACCTTTATGATTGCCGCCGCCGCCACCGGCGGCGATGTCCTGGTGGAAAACGTCATTCCTACCCACCTGAAGGCCGTCATGGCCAAACTAACTGAAACCGGCGTGCACCTGGCCGAAGAAGAGGGCGGTATCCGGGTCCAGGCCGATCTGCCCCTGCGGGCGGTAGATATCAAAACCATGCCCTATCCCGGCTTCCCGACGGACATGCAGGCCCAGTTCATGGCCCTGCTGACCACCGCCCGGGGCAGCAGTATGGTCACCGAGACGGTCTTTGAAAACCGCTTCATGCACGTCAACGAACTGAAGCGGATGGGGGCCAGTATTGTTATCGAAGGCCACTGCGCTGTAATTAAGGGGAAGAACAAACTCACCGGCGCTCCCGTCAAGGCTACCGACCTGCGGGCCGGGGCAGCCCTGGTCATTGCCGGCCTCATGGCCGAAGGGGAGACGAGCATCTCCTGCGTCCATCATATTGACCGCGGCTATGAAAACCTGGTTGCCAAACTCCAGGCCCTGGGAGCCAGGATCCGCAGGGAAGAAAGATAG
- a CDS encoding TetR/AcrR family transcriptional regulator: MSREAGDKRQQILAAATKVFADQGFHQARIADIATAAGVGKGTIYEYFPSKKELFQQLLVHIFNTYLEHLRRVCREEESLEGFLRRLIGESLEHFQVHQEIARIILSDHPPVDAATQRLLFQIQQEKLRRLGRRLQAAVDQGEMRPVNPQLAAVMVTGFIAAVGHQLFNDPATNGLPALADAVIDLLLRGLQGSKG; the protein is encoded by the coding sequence ATGAGCCGGGAAGCAGGGGATAAACGCCAGCAGATCCTGGCGGCAGCCACCAAGGTTTTCGCTGATCAGGGCTTTCACCAGGCCCGCATCGCCGATATCGCCACCGCCGCCGGGGTAGGGAAGGGGACCATCTACGAGTATTTCCCCAGCAAGAAGGAACTCTTCCAGCAACTGCTGGTTCACATCTTCAACACTTACCTGGAACACCTGCGCAGGGTATGCCGGGAAGAAGAAAGCCTGGAAGGCTTCCTGCGGCGGTTAATCGGCGAAAGTCTGGAGCACTTCCAGGTCCATCAGGAAATTGCCAGAATTATTTTAAGCGACCACCCGCCGGTGGATGCCGCCACCCAGCGGCTGCTTTTCCAAATCCAGCAGGAAAAGCTGCGCCGTTTAGGCAGGCGGCTGCAGGCAGCAGTTGACCAGGGCGAGATGCGCCCGGTTAACCCGCAACTGGCGGCCGTTATGGTTACCGGGTTCATCGCCGCTGTGGGGCACCAGCTATTCAACGACCCGGCGACAAACGGCCTGCCAGCCCTGGCCGATGCGGTTATTGATCTGCTTTTACGGGGCCTTCAGGGGAGTAAAGGATAA
- a CDS encoding efflux RND transporter periplasmic adaptor subunit, whose product MGFKGRITYLILALFLVTVLAAGCGQKPPGQAESQKVPVEVAKVTRGAITQPARVTGTVQAGTTINVTAALPGKLKAVLVNVGDRVSRGQVIAQLDDSDAAARLAQARAGMEQAGTAPAQAEAGIKQAEARVKQAEAQAGLDAANLQRIQTLYDQGAASQQQLDAARTAAAASKENLAAAQGALEAARAGLASSQAQIATAEAAVRQAQVALDNCYIKAPVDGVVAARLLEPGETAQGAVVTLVTTGDLQVEINVTEEDINYLQVGKKVSVEVPAAGNKALEGSVASSSPAADKSTRLYSVKVAIPDAPAEVKPGMAATVVFQTREVQNALLVPKNAVVNRSGQSIVYTVAGGKAVGQVVTTGIDDGRNIEILKGLNEGTTIIVKGQDFVNESQPVQIVNGGPQA is encoded by the coding sequence GTGGGGTTCAAGGGGAGAATTACTTATCTAATCCTGGCCCTTTTCCTGGTGACCGTACTAGCCGCAGGTTGCGGCCAAAAACCGCCCGGCCAGGCAGAGAGCCAGAAGGTGCCGGTAGAAGTAGCCAAAGTTACCCGGGGCGCCATCACCCAGCCGGCCCGGGTCACGGGTACAGTCCAGGCCGGCACGACCATCAATGTCACCGCCGCCCTGCCGGGCAAACTGAAGGCCGTGCTGGTAAACGTCGGCGACCGGGTCAGCCGGGGCCAGGTTATCGCCCAGCTGGACGACAGTGACGCCGCCGCCCGCCTGGCCCAGGCCCGGGCCGGCATGGAACAGGCCGGGACCGCCCCGGCCCAGGCTGAAGCCGGGATCAAACAGGCCGAGGCCCGGGTGAAGCAGGCTGAAGCCCAGGCCGGCCTGGATGCCGCCAACCTGCAGCGCATCCAGACCCTTTACGACCAGGGAGCCGCCTCCCAGCAGCAGCTGGACGCCGCCCGCACGGCCGCTGCCGCCAGCAAAGAGAACCTGGCTGCGGCCCAGGGCGCCCTGGAGGCCGCCCGGGCCGGCCTGGCATCCTCCCAGGCCCAAATCGCCACGGCGGAGGCGGCCGTACGCCAGGCGCAAGTGGCCCTGGATAATTGTTACATAAAGGCTCCTGTTGACGGGGTAGTGGCCGCACGCCTCCTGGAACCGGGGGAGACGGCCCAGGGAGCGGTGGTCACCCTGGTAACCACCGGCGACCTCCAGGTGGAGATCAACGTAACCGAGGAGGACATCAATTACCTCCAGGTAGGAAAGAAGGTAAGCGTAGAAGTGCCGGCGGCGGGGAATAAAGCCCTGGAGGGCAGCGTCGCCAGCAGCAGCCCGGCTGCCGATAAAAGCACGCGCCTGTACAGCGTTAAGGTGGCTATTCCTGACGCCCCGGCGGAAGTAAAACCGGGTATGGCCGCCACGGTGGTCTTCCAGACCAGGGAGGTGCAGAACGCCCTTCTGGTGCCGAAGAATGCCGTCGTTAACCGCAGCGGCCAGAGCATCGTCTACACGGTCGCCGGCGGCAAGGCCGTAGGCCAGGTGGTTACCACCGGCATCGACGACGGCCGGAACATCGAGATCTTGAAGGGCCTGAACGAAGGAACGACCATTATCGTCAAGGGCCAGGACTTTGTCAATGAAAGCCAGCCGGTACAAATAGTGAACGGGGGGCCGCAAGCATGA
- a CDS encoding rod shape-determining protein, translating into MFGLGQDIGIDLGTASVLVYLQGKGIVLREPSVVALDRDSGQIFAVGEEARRMLGRTPGNIIALRPLRDGVIADYDSTEKMLRYFIDKACGRQGLLRPRVMVCIPSGVTGVEERAVRQAALQAGAKQAFVIEEPLAAALGAGLDIAEPSGSMVVDIGGGTTDIAVLSLGGIVCSSSLRVAGDKLDEAIVRFIRREHNLMIGERSAEELKIKIGTVHRSIGAGENMDIRGRDLVTGLPKTVNITSQEIYTALQEPIQQIVGAVKEVLEQTPPELAADLVNKGIVMTGGGSLIRGIDVLLSEETGLPVHIADDPISCVALGTGKALTMLGVLKQSNPSEGRRLRN; encoded by the coding sequence ATGTTCGGCTTGGGTCAGGATATAGGCATAGATCTGGGTACGGCCAGCGTCCTGGTCTACCTGCAGGGCAAGGGGATTGTCCTCCGGGAGCCCTCGGTAGTCGCCCTGGACCGGGACAGCGGTCAGATTTTCGCTGTGGGGGAAGAAGCCCGGCGCATGCTGGGCCGGACGCCGGGAAACATCATCGCCCTGCGCCCCCTGCGGGACGGGGTGATCGCCGACTACGACAGCACGGAAAAGATGTTGCGCTACTTTATAGATAAAGCCTGCGGCCGCCAGGGCCTGCTCCGACCGCGGGTCATGGTCTGTATACCCTCCGGGGTCACCGGGGTGGAGGAGCGGGCCGTACGCCAGGCAGCCCTCCAGGCAGGGGCCAAACAGGCCTTTGTCATTGAAGAACCCCTGGCGGCGGCCCTGGGGGCGGGGCTGGATATTGCCGAGCCCAGCGGTTCCATGGTGGTGGATATCGGCGGCGGCACTACCGACATCGCCGTCCTCTCCCTGGGGGGGATCGTCTGCAGCAGCTCCCTGCGGGTGGCCGGGGACAAGTTAGATGAAGCCATCGTTCGTTTTATCCGCCGCGAACACAACCTGATGATCGGCGAACGCAGTGCTGAGGAACTAAAGATAAAAATCGGCACGGTCCACCGCTCCATCGGAGCGGGGGAGAATATGGACATCCGCGGCCGTGACCTGGTGACCGGCCTGCCCAAGACGGTGAACATCACTTCCCAGGAGATCTATACCGCCCTCCAGGAACCAATCCAGCAGATTGTCGGCGCGGTGAAGGAGGTCCTGGAGCAGACGCCCCCGGAACTCGCCGCCGACCTGGTCAACAAGGGGATCGTCATGACCGGCGGCGGCAGCCTGATCCGCGGTATCGACGTTCTCTTGAGCGAGGAGACAGGCCTGCCGGTCCACATCGCTGACGACCCCATCTCCTGCGTCGCCCTGGGGACCGGCAAAGCCCTGACCATGCTGGGGGTATTAAAACAGAGCAACCCCTCGGAGGGCCGGCGCCTGCGCAATTAA